GTCGTGATGGTTGTGCATGGCCAGACTGAGGTTCTTGAGATTGTTGAGGCACGACGAACGACGTGCGGCTTCGCGAGCTGCTTGCACAGCAGGGAGCAGCAAAGCGACGAGCACACCAATGATCGCGATGACGACGAGTAGCTCGACGAGCGTAAAACCAGACCTTCGGACAGACATGCGCCTTCTCCTGACAAGAATGATTAAGAATGAATGCAAACCTATCGATTCGCGCGGTCGGTCGTTCCGAAAACCGCCGCAACGATGACAGCCAGGCGATGCAGCTTGCTCGAGAACCGAGCGGCAACTGCAAGTAAGGTCTCGAATGAGACCTAGCTATTTAGCCAATATCGACCGACAAAGTTTCGGTGCGATGCACAAATTTAGGCACAATCTTCGCGAAATACGATACTGAATTTTGCTGGAAAATCGACTTTGATGACCGGCAAGGCCATGAAGCTCCCCACTAGAATGACATAGAAATCCCGCGATTTCTTTTCGACAGTTTTGTCTTGACTTTGTGGGCCAAAACGAACGACCACACGCCGATTTTCGCGAATGTCAGCTGCGCTTGTCTCGCACCCGTCTACTCCGCTGCAGACCCTCCTTGCAGCACAGCTTGTGTATCAAGCTGTCCAGCTCCGCGGCTAACATCCCTTAGCTGCGTCGCTTCATTAGAGGGATCAGGGCATCGATCAGAACCGATCACCATCGTTTCGCCGATCGCTCTCTCGCGTCACAAGATGCTATCGCGCTTGCAGAGATCGATGCTGATATCAGATGCTCGCCACCCGCGAGCTGAATTGCGTGGCCCTCGAAGCGTTCTCTTTAACGCTCTAGCGTGAATCGTACGGGAGCGCCTTTTTTGGGGTGGGACGAAATCGGCTGTGCAGCGACAGCAGCAATAGGACTCGCGCCGGACTGAACGAGCCGCTGACAGCCTGGGCGACTGAGCCTGCCCCGCGTGGTTTCGATCGACAGCAGCGAATAAAGCATCCACGGAAAAAGCAGCTACGAAAAAAGCCTTGCCGCAACGCATGTCACGGCAAGGCTTGAAGAGTGGGCGATACTGGACTCGAACCAGCGACCTCCACGATGTCAACGTGGCGCTCTAACCAACTGAGCTAACCGCCCGATCTGTAGGACTGAAAAACGTTTGACAGTGCGGCGGCAGGCGAGCCTGATCCGCTGCGTGCTACTTTTTTAACGATCAGCGAGTACCGTTCAAGGTTCGCTAAACGGGCAAAGCAGTTGTTGCCCATTCGTTTCTCAGCAGCCTTGTATTTTGGGCCAGGGGAGCGGAAGTTCAAGAGGGCTGACAGCCGGGAAGCGAAGTTTTTTGCCCAGCGACGAGTCTGCGGGGCACAATTGTGCCGCTTTGGCCTGACTTTCCGCGTCGGGCTGGCCCCAAGTCCCAGCCGAACCTGATCTTGCCGCTGGGCTCTCTTGTTCTACACTTGACACTCCTTGCCCGCTGGGAACCTTTCTGGCGTCCTTTGTACCGACGCCTCCCTCGGCAAGTAAAACCTCAAAAGTGCCCGGCTTGTGTGCGGCCTTCTCTGTTCGTAAGGCCAATAGCCAAAGCACTTTAGGAAGCGATTTGCGATCATGCTCAAGGTAGTTCTGCCCGACGGTTCGAGTAAAGAGTTTCCGGGCTCGGTCACCCCCCTCGAAGTTGCTGGTTCGATCGGAGCCCGACTCGCCAAAGCGACGCTGGCAGCCGATGTCGACGGCAAAGTGGTTGGCGTCGACACGAAATTGCCCGAATCGGGCGAAGTGAAAGTTCGGCTCCTCACCCGCAAAGACCCCGAAGCGCTCGGCGTGATGCGGCACTCCGCAGCCCACGTCATGGCGCGGGCGGTGATGCGGCTGCATCAGGGGGTTCAGCTGGCGTTCGGCCCGACGGTCGAAGGTGGCTTCTACTACGATTTCCAGTTGCCCAAACCTCTAAGCGAAGAAGATTTTCCCGCGATCGAAGCGGAGATGAAGAAGATCGTCGCCAAGGACGAGCCGTTCGAGCGGATGGATGTCGATCGGAGCGAAGCGCTGGCGATGTGCGAAGGGTTGGCGCAGCACTACAAGGTCGAGCACATCTCGACCGGTCTGGCCGAGCATCCGTCGCTCTCGTTTTATCGCCAAGGGGAGTTCCTCGATCTTTGCCGAGGACCTCACGTCCCGTCGGCTGGCGCGATCGGCGCATTCAAACTGCTGTCGCTCGCTGGTGCGTACTGGAAAGGTGATTCCAACAACGCTCAGCTACAGCGGCTCTATGCCACCGCCTTCTTCACGCAAGAAGAGCTCGATGAACATCTTCGCAAAATCGAAGAAGCGAAGCGTCGCGATCATCGCCTGCTCGGCAAGCAACTCGACCTGTTTACGATCAATCCGTTGGTGGGCTCGGGGCTGATTCTTTGGCTCCCCAAGGGGGCGACGATTCGTGGCTTGCTCGAATCGTTTGTGCGCGAGGAACTGATTCGCCGCGGCTATCAAACGGTCTACACGCCACACATCGGCAAGGTCGATTTGTATCGCACCAGCGGACACTTTCCGTACTATGCCGACAGCATGTTCCCTCCCTTCGTCACGAAGGAAGAAGAGGAGTACTTGCTCAAGCCGATGAACTGCCCGCATCACATCATGATCTATAAGAGCAAGCCGCGATCGTATCGCGAATTGCCTTTGCGACTCGCTGAGTTCGGCACCGTGCATCGCTACGAAAAATCGGGTCAGCTGTCGGGCATGACGCGCGTGCGCGGCTTCACGCAAGACGATGCGCACATCTTCTGCACCGATGAACAAGTTCCCGGCGAGTTCGAAGGCTGCATCGAGATGACGCAGTTTGTTCTGAAGTCGCTTGGACTCGACAACTACCGCGTGCGACTCGGCTTCCGCGACCCAAAGAGCGATAAGTACGTCGGCAGCGAAGAGCTGTGGAATCGTGCCCAAGGGGCGCTCGTCGAAGTTTGCACGCGGCTGGGAATCGAGTACACCGCCGAAGAAGGGGAAGCTGCTTTCTACGGTCCCAAGGCCGACTTCGTGGTCACCGATTGCATCGGTCGCGAATGGCAACTCGGTACGGTGCAGCTCGACTACAACTTGCCAAGCGCCGAACGGTTCGACCTCGAGTATGTCGGTGCCGATAACAAGATTCATCGTCCGGTGATGATCCACCGCGCTCCGCTCGGTTCGATGGAACGCTTCATCGGCGTGCTGATCGAACACTTTGCGGGCGCGTTTCCACTCTGGCTGGCTCCTGAGCAAGCACGCGTGGTGACCGTGAGCGAGAAGAGCGAGGCCTACGGCCGCGAGGTCGAAGAGAAGCTTCGTTCGGCTGGTTTCCGCGTCAGTGGCGACTATCGTAGCGAAAAGCTAGGTGCCAAGATTCGCGACGCTCAGCTCGAATTGATTCCGTACATGTTCGTCGTTGGCCCGCGCGATGCTGAACAAGGAACGGTGTCACTTCGCGATCGACTCGACGGCGATCTCGGTGCCCTCTCATTGGCTGATGCGATGCAGCGACTCTCCGATGAAGTCGCCGAGCGCAAGGTTCGCAAAACCTTCAGCGGTTCTGCTGGCCTCGAAGCGAAAGCCGAAGCCAACGAGTACTAAACTCGCGCCGTCCCCATCGCTCACTTTGTGAGACCCGGTCAACCTCAGTAGCCCGGCCCGTTTGTGGCCGGGTGCCATTTGATTGGGCGCCACGTTGTGGGCGCCATTGGTTCGGATGGATGCCATGCTCCTCGCGCGTAGCAGGAGGAGCATGCGAATCGGATTAGCACTTCGCAGTACTCATGCTTGTCCTGCTTCGCGATACAAGCATGGCACCCAGCGAATTCACGAAATCACGCGGGTTTCATCTCGAAGCAACTTCGGTGCTGTTACTGCTTATCGATCAGCTCTCTTTGCAAGAATTCGCCGGCGGTTTGCCAAGCGTCGGCAGCGGCAGCGAAGTCGACCTGTTGCCACTTTAGCGGCGGAGCATCGGCGGCAAGAAACTTCTCGAGCACGAGGGACTTCTTCTTCGCCGCGGGATGTAGCGGAAACTGCGCGCTCTCACCAATGGCAAGCTGATCCTCGATCTCGGGGGTGAGGAGATAGTCGATCAACTCTTTGGCAATCGCTTGCTGCGGGCTGTTCTTGATCAAGCAAAGCGTGTTGGGTACCAGCAGTGTGCCCTCTTCGTTCTCGTCTTGATCGGGGAAAACGATATCGATATCGCGGCCGCGCAGATGCTCGACCCACGCATCGTCGGTATCGGTGAGACCCCAGGCGAGATCGCCACGGCCGACCGCTTCTGCCACTTGCTTGTTGCCCGAGAGCATCGCGGCATTCTTCTTGGCATTGAGGAAGAATTCCTTAGCAAACGACTCGCCAGCGGTTGCGAACAAAACAGCAGCTTGTGTCGCGGTCGTACCAAAAATCGGACGCGCAAAACCACACTTTCCTTGCCAGCGAATATCGTCAGCAATTTGATAAAACGAAGTTGGATAGTCGCTCTTCGCGGGGATCAGTTTTTTATTGATGATCAGCACGCGCGCTCGTGCAGCAAAACCATGCCACGTATGATTGGCGGCTTGATACTGGGCTGGAAACTCAGCGGCGCGCTTCGGAGTGTAGGGCTCGAGCAAGCCTGCTTTTTCCAGACGAATCGAGTGCAGGATTTCGTTGTTCCAAAACAGATCGCAGCGCGGGTGCTTGGCCTGCTGCATGATCTCGGTCACAAGGCCGACCGTCTTCGTCGATTCAAGATCGTACTTCGGCAGTACGCTTTTTCCCGATGCAGCGGCGAACTGCTGCAGGATCGGATCAGAGAACTCCCGATCGAGCGCGGCGTATACCACGGCTGCTGCCTCGCTACCGCCAAAACATCCCCCGAGCGTCGCTGTGGTGAGCGCCGTTCCTGCCAGCAGGAAATCGCGTCGACTGAGAGAGGGCATCATGGCGCGGGCTCCTGAGGCGCAGCTGTTGCCGCACTCTGAGGGGGAGGATTTTTGGGGGCGATCAGTTCGAGCCGAATGATCATCAGCAGCAGCACGAGTGCGACGATCAGCTGGGCATATCCGAGCGAGCGTTCTCCCGGCATCGCTTGAAAGCGCGAGCGTCGCCAGCGCTCGAAGGCAGCCACCGCTGCACTTGCCGCCAGACTGATCGCCAGGGGAATCATCATGCTGGCAATGCCGCGCGCAAAGAGCTGCGAAGGTGCGCCACGCAGTGCGTTTTCGAAAATCGACAGTGCGATTCCCAAGTTGGCGGTGACCATCAACACGGCATCGCGCGCGGTGGTGGCTTTCGAAGTGCGTCGCAAATGCCACACCAGCGGAACGATCGCCGCAATCGCCGCTGTCACCAGGATCGACGTCGTACTGAAGTTGTCGAGCAGCGCGGGAGCCAATCGCGGACGATCCAAGAGCCCCCAGATTGCGGCCAAAATGCCGATCGCTAGCAGCAGTGCCGCCGCGAGATGCGACGTCGAGGTGGGTGGCGGTGAATCGCTGGAACTCATGCGCCGAGACTTCAGAAAAGGAGAGGAAAAACGAGTGCGACCAAGCAAGCAGCATCGCGAGATTGCGGAATCACCTATATTTCTTCGAGCGAGAGTAGGATACTAGGTAGTGCGCCCCCTCGATAGATCGTGTACCCCGACTTCGCGTCTTCATACCTATTCAGCCCTGTTTCGAGCGAACATGAAACTCGTGAGTGACATTTCTCGATGGCCTCTGCGGATCGGGTGGCTCGCGCTGCTGCTTGCCACGGCCAGCTGTGGTAGCGATGGGGTGCGCGAGCAAACAGCCTCTACACCTCCACGCACTGCCGCGCCGCGGAGCTCCGAGAATAGTCCCCCCTTGGTTCGCCCCGCCACCGACGCGCAGGCCACCCCCTTGGTGCCAGCAGCAGAGACAATCCCGGCGAGCCAGCTCCCCGCGAACCAGCCTCCGGCAGAGGAGCGACCCGCCAGCGAGCCGAAACGCGTGGGGCTCGCCGATTTGGTGGAAGAAGGAAAGCGGCGCGAATTCGAACTCGCGCCGATCGATGAAGCGCGCGCAAAGGCAGCCGGGCTACGCAAAATCACTGGCCAGCATTTGGAACTTTGGACCGATTTGCCAGTCGAGAATCGTGCTGTCGATGCGCTCCCGGCGAATCTCGACCTGGCTGTCCAGCAGTTCGCTCAGTACTTCGGTCTCGATGCCGCACAGGTCGACGCTTGGCGGGTGCGCGGGTTTCTCATTGGCCAGCGCGGGCCCTTTGAAGCAGTCGATCTGTTGCCACCGACGCTCCCTGATTTCAAAAACGGTTTCGCGCGCGGCAGCGAGTTTTGGCTCTACGATCAACCAAGCGACTACTATCGCCAGCATCTGCTGTTTCACGAAGCGGTGCACGTGCTGATGAATCGTCTTCTCGGTGGAAGTGGTCCCCCATGGTACATGGAAGGGGTGGCTGAGTTCTTGGCAACCCATCGCACGATCGATGGGAAAATCGTCACGGCGGCGATGCCTCAGCATCGAGACGAAGTGCCACTCTGGGGACGAACCAAAATCATTCGCGATGGTTTTGCCGAAGGGAAAGGGATGACGCTCGAGCAGATTTTTCGCTACGACGGATCGGCGCACCTGCGTAACGAACCGTATGGCTGGTGCTGGGGAGCTGCTGCGTTCCTCGATGCTCATCCACTGACGCAAGCCAAGTTCCGCAAGCTGAAAAGCGACACCACGAACCGTACGCTCGAATTCTCAGAACAGCTCGAGCAAAGTTTAGCGAGCGATTGGCCCGTGATCGCCACCGATTGGCAGCTGTTTGTGATCGACTGCGACTATGGCTACGACTTCGCGAGGTCGGCGATTGTGGTGCGCGATGCTGTCGATCTGCCGGCGGATGGAGCCACTGTGATCGTCGCAGCTGATCGGAGTTTTCAGTCGAGTGGCTATCGCCTGGAAGCTGGCAAGTCGTACGAGATCACTGCC
This window of the Pirellula staleyi DSM 6068 genome carries:
- the thrS gene encoding threonine--tRNA ligase, which produces MLKVVLPDGSSKEFPGSVTPLEVAGSIGARLAKATLAADVDGKVVGVDTKLPESGEVKVRLLTRKDPEALGVMRHSAAHVMARAVMRLHQGVQLAFGPTVEGGFYYDFQLPKPLSEEDFPAIEAEMKKIVAKDEPFERMDVDRSEALAMCEGLAQHYKVEHISTGLAEHPSLSFYRQGEFLDLCRGPHVPSAGAIGAFKLLSLAGAYWKGDSNNAQLQRLYATAFFTQEELDEHLRKIEEAKRRDHRLLGKQLDLFTINPLVGSGLILWLPKGATIRGLLESFVREELIRRGYQTVYTPHIGKVDLYRTSGHFPYYADSMFPPFVTKEEEEYLLKPMNCPHHIMIYKSKPRSYRELPLRLAEFGTVHRYEKSGQLSGMTRVRGFTQDDAHIFCTDEQVPGEFEGCIEMTQFVLKSLGLDNYRVRLGFRDPKSDKYVGSEELWNRAQGALVEVCTRLGIEYTAEEGEAAFYGPKADFVVTDCIGREWQLGTVQLDYNLPSAERFDLEYVGADNKIHRPVMIHRAPLGSMERFIGVLIEHFAGAFPLWLAPEQARVVTVSEKSEAYGREVEEKLRSAGFRVSGDYRSEKLGAKIRDAQLELIPYMFVVGPRDAEQGTVSLRDRLDGDLGALSLADAMQRLSDEVAERKVRKTFSGSAGLEAKAEANEY
- a CDS encoding ABC transporter substrate-binding protein; the encoded protein is MMPSLSRRDFLLAGTALTTATLGGCFGGSEAAAVVYAALDREFSDPILQQFAAASGKSVLPKYDLESTKTVGLVTEIMQQAKHPRCDLFWNNEILHSIRLEKAGLLEPYTPKRAAEFPAQYQAANHTWHGFAARARVLIINKKLIPAKSDYPTSFYQIADDIRWQGKCGFARPIFGTTATQAAVLFATAGESFAKEFFLNAKKNAAMLSGNKQVAEAVGRGDLAWGLTDTDDAWVEHLRGRDIDIVFPDQDENEEGTLLVPNTLCLIKNSPQQAIAKELIDYLLTPEIEDQLAIGESAQFPLHPAAKKKSLVLEKFLAADAPPLKWQQVDFAAAADAWQTAGEFLQRELIDKQ